In Pseudobacter ginsenosidimutans, the following are encoded in one genomic region:
- a CDS encoding phytanoyl-CoA dioxygenase family protein: protein MEQQLSPEQINDFIKEGFICIDNAFPASLATDVRDILWKETGMDPDDPTSWKQPVVRLGYYTLEPFVEAANTPLLLKAFDQLLGAGNWIPCRNMGSMVLRFPSREMPNDTGWHVDASFAGEGDPNNILSWRINMFSKGRGLLMLFLFSDVGEQDAPTRIRVGSHKDVAGVLQPYGEAGLSFMELAAKIPQLPQRKEALATGMTGTVYLCHPFLVHAAQPHHGTVPRFMAQPPLLLRKGLVLEAEDNGYEYSPVEMAIREGL from the coding sequence ATGGAGCAGCAATTATCTCCTGAACAGATAAATGATTTTATCAAAGAAGGTTTCATTTGTATCGATAACGCATTTCCCGCTTCGCTTGCCACTGATGTGCGGGATATTCTCTGGAAGGAAACAGGAATGGATCCCGATGATCCCACAAGTTGGAAACAGCCTGTGGTGCGGCTGGGCTATTATACGCTGGAGCCTTTTGTAGAGGCGGCCAATACCCCTTTGTTGTTGAAAGCATTCGATCAGTTGTTGGGCGCCGGCAACTGGATTCCGTGCAGGAATATGGGATCGATGGTGTTGCGGTTTCCTTCCCGTGAAATGCCAAATGATACGGGATGGCATGTGGATGCCAGCTTTGCTGGCGAGGGAGATCCCAATAATATTCTGAGCTGGCGGATCAATATGTTTTCGAAGGGAAGAGGATTGCTGATGTTATTTCTTTTTTCGGATGTGGGTGAGCAGGATGCGCCTACACGTATCCGAGTGGGTTCTCATAAGGATGTTGCTGGGGTGTTACAACCTTATGGAGAAGCTGGATTGTCTTTTATGGAACTGGCCGCTAAGATCCCGCAGCTGCCGCAGCGGAAAGAGGCCCTGGCTACAGGGATGACGGGTACGGTGTATTTGTGCCATCCGTTTTTGGTACATGCCGCGCAGCCGCATCATGGCACTGTGCCGAGGTTTATGGCGCAACCGCCTTTGTTGTTGCGAAAGGGATTGGTGCTGGAAGCTGAAGATAACGGATATGAATATTCGCCTGTAGAGATGGCGATAAGGGAAGGATTATGA
- a CDS encoding phosphatidate cytidylyltransferase produces the protein MKKYTYLAVLFLLAISFSSCEVIGGIFKAGVWTGIIAVVLVVALIIWLISRATKK, from the coding sequence ATGAAAAAATATACATACCTCGCGGTACTGTTCTTACTGGCTATATCTTTTTCCTCCTGCGAAGTGATCGGTGGTATTTTCAAAGCCGGTGTATGGACAGGCATTATCGCCGTTGTACTGGTAGTTGCATTGATCATCTGGCTGATCAGCAGGGCCACCAAAAAATAA
- a CDS encoding acyltransferase family protein, with translation MNGRLLSLDVMRGIIMILLAAESAAVYTSLHTITDGSAMDAITQQFFHHPWHGLRFWDLVQPAFMFMAGAAMYIAFSRKKEKGQSWKQQWPHILKRCVWLLFWALAIYSVLSEKPVWELWNVLAQLSVTTLIAYLIIQRSAKFQVLVSVILLIITELAYRYSNIPGYDQPFTEHRNFGTWMDLVLMGKTNSDGWVAINFIPTAAHTIWGCCTGKLLISNKTENEKMKWLLLAGALATAIGFGLDLTGISPIIKRICTSSFVLASGGLVILMTAVCYRITDIGGWNKYAWIAVVVGMNSLFIYILFEIMGYTWINKAVAVFTMPLFGLVLPEQWAQLLTALVTLFGYWWLCWWLYKKKIFFKI, from the coding sequence TTGAACGGAAGATTGCTTAGCCTGGATGTGATGCGCGGCATCATCATGATATTGCTGGCCGCGGAAAGCGCCGCGGTATACACCAGCTTACATACGATCACCGATGGCTCCGCAATGGATGCCATCACCCAACAGTTTTTCCATCATCCCTGGCACGGCCTCCGGTTCTGGGATCTGGTGCAGCCTGCCTTCATGTTCATGGCCGGAGCGGCGATGTACATTGCATTTTCAAGGAAAAAAGAAAAAGGGCAAAGCTGGAAACAGCAATGGCCGCATATCCTCAAACGTTGTGTCTGGCTGCTGTTCTGGGCCCTGGCCATCTATTCCGTACTGTCGGAGAAACCTGTATGGGAACTCTGGAATGTGCTGGCGCAATTATCCGTCACCACACTGATCGCCTACCTGATCATTCAGCGTTCAGCTAAATTTCAGGTACTGGTATCCGTTATACTGCTTATAATTACTGAACTTGCTTACAGGTACAGTAATATCCCCGGATATGATCAGCCTTTCACCGAACACCGGAACTTTGGCACCTGGATGGACCTGGTATTGATGGGAAAGACCAATTCCGATGGGTGGGTAGCCATCAATTTCATTCCAACAGCGGCGCATACCATCTGGGGTTGCTGCACCGGCAAACTGCTGATCAGCAATAAAACGGAAAATGAAAAAATGAAATGGCTGCTGCTGGCGGGAGCGCTTGCTACGGCTATCGGATTCGGGCTGGACCTGACCGGTATTTCTCCCATCATCAAAAGGATCTGTACTTCTTCCTTTGTACTGGCATCGGGCGGTCTGGTGATACTGATGACGGCTGTTTGTTATCGTATCACCGATATCGGGGGATGGAATAAGTACGCCTGGATTGCAGTGGTAGTGGGCATGAATTCATTGTTCATTTATATACTTTTCGAGATCATGGGTTATACCTGGATCAATAAGGCCGTAGCCGTATTTACGATGCCTTTGTTTGGTTTGGTATTACCAGAACAGTGGGCGCAGTTGCTTACAGCGCTGGTAACGCTCTTTGGATACTGGTGGCTTTGCTGGTGGTTGTATAAGAAGAAGATCTTTTTCAAGATATGA
- a CDS encoding PKD domain-containing protein, translating into MNNAKFDIKNFLLAATLLLGLGACSKDSDPAPDVVFEINIDAYTVEFTNKTEGVKSFKWEFGDGASSTEENPTHTYAGKGKYVPTLYVTMQNGGTYEASTVLRISKSSAVKLDDNSFSDWDTVAVNSITSGPAGGVFRKGKYDYDGNYIYFYFEMATTIAAGDIWDFYLDSDNNSGTGLITWLFAGAGNDVLIEGIPMIDWFDVFYHKGAQNSFTFDQQSITEFYKVGFVQESGGLLKVEGRLVRSKIKGLMNKGVKIGAVLTKSDWSGPVGTMPDTGSPSFFLDMSE; encoded by the coding sequence ATGAACAATGCTAAATTCGATATAAAAAATTTCCTGCTGGCAGCAACGCTCCTGTTAGGGCTGGGCGCCTGCAGCAAGGACAGCGATCCTGCACCTGATGTGGTGTTCGAGATCAACATAGATGCTTACACCGTGGAGTTCACCAATAAAACCGAAGGAGTTAAAAGTTTCAAGTGGGAATTCGGCGATGGCGCCAGCTCCACAGAAGAGAATCCCACTCATACTTACGCAGGCAAAGGCAAATATGTTCCTACTTTGTATGTGACCATGCAGAATGGCGGTACTTATGAAGCATCCACTGTATTGCGTATTTCAAAAAGCTCTGCGGTGAAACTGGATGATAATTCGTTCAGCGACTGGGATACTGTTGCTGTGAATTCCATCACCTCCGGTCCCGCTGGAGGTGTATTCAGGAAAGGTAAATACGATTACGATGGCAACTATATCTATTTCTATTTTGAAATGGCCACCACTATCGCTGCCGGTGATATCTGGGACTTTTATCTTGATTCCGATAATAATTCCGGCACCGGTCTCATCACCTGGCTATTTGCCGGAGCAGGAAATGATGTTTTGATAGAAGGAATTCCGATGATCGACTGGTTCGATGTATTTTATCACAAGGGCGCACAGAACTCATTCACTTTCGATCAACAGTCCATTACTGAATTTTACAAAGTGGGATTTGTGCAGGAAAGTGGCGGGCTGCTGAAAGTGGAAGGAAGGCTTGTCCGTTCCAAGATCAAAGGACTCATGAATAAAGGAGTAAAGATCGGCGCGGTGCTCACCAAGAGCGACTGGAGCGGACCTGTAGGTACAATGCCTGATACCGGTTCCCCTTCATTTTTCCTGGATATGTCTGAATAA